The DNA sequence AAAATAGTGGCAACAGTATTAAAAGAAATTCAAGAAATCGCCAAACCCGGAATGACAACGGCGGATTTAGATACCTATGCAGAAAAACGTATTCGAGAAATGGGGGCAACTCCTAGTTTTAAAGGTTATCATGGCTTTCCTGCTTCTATTTGTGCTTGTGTTAATGATGAAGTAGTCCATGGCATTCCTAACCCCAAAAAAGTCCTAAAAATGGGTGATATTGTCAAAGTTGATACGGGGGCTTTGTATAACGGCTATCACGGTGACTCCTGCATTAGTTTCCCCATTGGTAAAATCAAAAGACAAGGAGTTAAGTTATTAGAAGTAGCTGAAAAGGCTATGTATAAAGGAATTGAGCAAGTAAAAGCTGGAAATTATTTAATGGATATAGCAGGAGCAATTCAAGATTATGTAGAAAAAAATGGGTTTTCTGTGGTAGAAAATTTTGTGGGACATGGTGTAGGTAGAAGTTTACATGAAGAACCCTCTGTGTTTAATGTTCGCACTAGAGATTTACCCAATGTAAAATTGCGTAGTGGAATGACATTAGCTATTGAACCCATTGTTAATGTGGGTAGTAATAAAACTCGTACCCTCAAAGACCGTTGGACTGTTGTAACCGTTGATAAATGCCTCTCAGCCCAGTTCGAGCATACTGTTTTAGTAACTGATTATGGTTATGAAATTCTAACTTGGCGAGACTAGGCACTTTAATTGATCTCAGTTAGGCTTAAGAATATAGGCTCAGTGTAGGTGTTAGGTTACAGGCTTCAGGTGACAGGTTTGACGGTTTATTTTTTTGAATATTAACTTATTAGTCACTTTTTCCTCTTCCTCTTTTTCTACCATAACTAGGAAAATTTATCCCCAACTCTGGTTTACTTAATAAGTAGCTCCCGTTAAATAAAACTAAAGTTTGTAGTTACCCCTTTAGGGGTTTCAAAAGTTCTGAGAATAAGGGCTGA is a window from the Cyanobacterium sp. Dongsha4 genome containing:
- the map gene encoding type I methionyl aminopeptidase: MRQLRELLFPSQNSKKNPPKTKGLPPLKKSRRGIEIKTEAEIEIMRVSGKIVATVLKEIQEIAKPGMTTADLDTYAEKRIREMGATPSFKGYHGFPASICACVNDEVVHGIPNPKKVLKMGDIVKVDTGALYNGYHGDSCISFPIGKIKRQGVKLLEVAEKAMYKGIEQVKAGNYLMDIAGAIQDYVEKNGFSVVENFVGHGVGRSLHEEPSVFNVRTRDLPNVKLRSGMTLAIEPIVNVGSNKTRTLKDRWTVVTVDKCLSAQFEHTVLVTDYGYEILTWRD